A window of Cydia pomonella isolate Wapato2018A chromosome 22, ilCydPomo1, whole genome shotgun sequence contains these coding sequences:
- the LOC133530370 gene encoding XK-related protein 6 — protein MPKAMREIFQNGNSYDETDRMPDNITITNLDIIMYVVAIVGHFVDLGVDINVAIQYSLAGHMMEFGWTLAFILLPAFINTAVSIRMYAQDKQQDSISNEVTKRHWLRIFILVLQMAPILRFIDALVYAIKSRKAERKRDHASQRHYYKLMLKEDADAALLRIFECFLEAAPQQVLQTSLLFAMANQFRVHQILSICSSIIGMGWCLAAYQRAVRFAQQDKENMSWTGSVLQTLWHFLVTLSRVMSISMIAYLFPYWTILACAIHILIMATWLQLFDRSPFCSHNKMAELSFSLALGAVYLFTYILPIEGKTRYRYAVYYTVCFLQNIVCGILWFLYASDSMRDSVIFVPALILTVVPYVVGLILMMVYYSFFHPKLRRESKDINVTFKVHEELSEIS, from the exons ATGCCTAAAGCAATGCgtgaaatttttcaaaatgggaATTCTTACGACGAAACGGACCGAATGCCCGATAACATTACTATAACCAATCTCGATATTATTATGTACGTTGTGGCGATTGTTGGCCACTTCGTAGACTTGGGAGTAGATATCAATGTGGCAATACAGTATTCCTTGGCCGGCCACATGATGGAATTCGGATGGACGCTTGCTTTCATACTTTTACCAGCGTTCATAAATACCGCAGTATCAATACGCAT GTATGCGCAAGACAAGCAACAAGACTCCATCAGCAACGAGGTTACAAAGCGTCATTGGCTGCGGATCTTCATTTTGGTGTTACAGATGGCGCCCATACTAAGATTCATTGATGCTTTAGT CTACGCCATAAAGTCCCGCAAAGCCGAGAGGAAACGCGACCACGCCTCCCAGCGTCACTACTACAAGCTGATGTTAAAAGAGGATGCCGATGCAGCCCTACTTAGGATCTTCGAGTGCTTTCTAGAAGCTGCACCGCAGCAGGTGCTGCAGACAAGTTTGCTGTTCGCTATGGCCAACCAGTTCAGAG TACACCAAATCCTGTCAATCTGCTCATCCATCATCGGCATGGGCTGGTGCCTGGCCGCGTACCAGCGCGCCGTGCGCTTCGCCCAGCAAGACAAGGAGAACATGAGCTGGACGGGCTCCGTACTGCAGACGCTCTGGCATTTCCTCGTTACAC TGAGCAGAGTCATGTCGATATCAATGATCGCGTACCTCTTCCCCTACTGGACGATCCTCGCCTGCGCCATCCACATCCTAATCATGGCCACGTGGCTGCAACTCTTCGACCGGTCGCCATTTTGCTCACACAACAAAATGGCCGAACTGTCATTTTCACTAGCTTTAGGCGCTGTGTATCTTTTCACTTACATTCTACCGATCGAAGGTAAGACAAGATATAGATATGCTGTTTATTATACTGtatgttttttacaaaatattgtgTGTGGTATACTTTGGTTTTTATACGCGTCTGATAGTATGAGAGATTCGGTGATATTTGTACCTGCGTTAATTCTTACCGTAGTGCCATATGTAGTAGGTTTAATTTTGATGATGGTGTATTATTCTTTCTTCCATCCTAAATTAAGAAGGGAGAGTAAAGACATTAATGTGACTTTTAAAGTTCATGAAGAGTTGTCTGAAATTAGTTAG
- the LOC133529970 gene encoding uncharacterized protein LOC133529970 isoform X1 translates to MYAYIDTASNRNQDFNTMFQSSQLSYSEIDKKYYLVSEAHNLSKMIFNRGRNSYNELKQKSLETIDTFLDLVKIMNDIMGRELRGAIVKFYKIKYFHDFTNYMISMEEIVNITEHCLIEPLEKLTDLRDQFHDVIKNFEDVRNFDSVNKCNDQLPDEVATAHCILHQAVLFNEVMQQSLGTIVTVKTRQHAQDMNESIYNVQTCLNNFVPKFFEQLLVDVYTDECEYLKVVNASITDLMKDKANVTHFPSKWKPLTDLLKTKLKSPSHVLNQPIFATIFAIVNNTSYDATRRLLH, encoded by the exons ATGTATGCATACATAGACACAGCGTCAAACAGAAACCAAGACTTTAATACAATGTTTCAGAGTTCTCAACTATCGTACAGCGAAatcgataaaaaatattatctcgTATCAGAAGCCCACAACTTGTCCAAAATGATATTCAACCGAGGCAGAAATAGTTATAACGAACTCAAACAAAAATCCTTAGAGACGATTGACACATTTCTAGATTTGGTGAAGATTATGAACGACATTATGGGACGAGAGCTGCGGGGCGCTattgtaaagttttataaaataaaatattttcatgattTTACGAATTATATGATATCAATGGAGGAG atagTAAACATTACAGAACACTGTCTAATAGAGCCGCTGGAAAAGCTGACAGACCTAAGAGACCAGTTTCACGATGTCATCAAAAACTTTGAGGATGTCAGGAATTTTGACTCTGTAAATAAATGCAATGATCAGTTGCCTGATGAGGTCGCTACGGCACATTGTATTCTTCACCAAGCTGTGTT ATTCAACGAAGTAATGCAACAGAGCCTGGGCACCATAGTGACCGTGAAGACCAGACAACACGCTCAAGACATGAACGAGTCGATTTACAATGTACAAACATGCCTAAACAACTTCGTACCGAAGTTTTTTGAGCAACTACTAGTCGACGTTTATACGGACGAATGCGAGTATTTAAAG GTGGTGAACGCATCAATCACAGACTTGATGAAGGACAAGGCCAACGTGACTCACTTCCCGAGCAAGTGGAAACCGTTAACGGATCTGCTTAAAACAAA ACTAAAATCACCGAGCCATGTGTTAAACCAGCCAATTTTCGCAACGATATTCGCCATCGTCAATAATACTAGTTACGATGCAACGAGAAGACTTTTACACTAG
- the LOC133529970 gene encoding uncharacterized protein LOC133529970 isoform X2 has translation MWRRMCYIALVLSLYVYKSSQLSYSEIDKKYYLVSEAHNLSKMIFNRGRNSYNELKQKSLETIDTFLDLVKIMNDIMGRELRGAIVKFYKIKYFHDFTNYMISMEEIVNITEHCLIEPLEKLTDLRDQFHDVIKNFEDVRNFDSVNKCNDQLPDEVATAHCILHQAVLFNEVMQQSLGTIVTVKTRQHAQDMNESIYNVQTCLNNFVPKFFEQLLVDVYTDECEYLKVVNASITDLMKDKANVTHFPSKWKPLTDLLKTKLKSPSHVLNQPIFATIFAIVNNTSYDATRRLLH, from the exons ATGTGGAGGAGAATGTGTTACATCGCACTGGTTTTAAGTTTATACGTATATAAA AGTTCTCAACTATCGTACAGCGAAatcgataaaaaatattatctcgTATCAGAAGCCCACAACTTGTCCAAAATGATATTCAACCGAGGCAGAAATAGTTATAACGAACTCAAACAAAAATCCTTAGAGACGATTGACACATTTCTAGATTTGGTGAAGATTATGAACGACATTATGGGACGAGAGCTGCGGGGCGCTattgtaaagttttataaaataaaatattttcatgattTTACGAATTATATGATATCAATGGAGGAG atagTAAACATTACAGAACACTGTCTAATAGAGCCGCTGGAAAAGCTGACAGACCTAAGAGACCAGTTTCACGATGTCATCAAAAACTTTGAGGATGTCAGGAATTTTGACTCTGTAAATAAATGCAATGATCAGTTGCCTGATGAGGTCGCTACGGCACATTGTATTCTTCACCAAGCTGTGTT ATTCAACGAAGTAATGCAACAGAGCCTGGGCACCATAGTGACCGTGAAGACCAGACAACACGCTCAAGACATGAACGAGTCGATTTACAATGTACAAACATGCCTAAACAACTTCGTACCGAAGTTTTTTGAGCAACTACTAGTCGACGTTTATACGGACGAATGCGAGTATTTAAAG GTGGTGAACGCATCAATCACAGACTTGATGAAGGACAAGGCCAACGTGACTCACTTCCCGAGCAAGTGGAAACCGTTAACGGATCTGCTTAAAACAAA ACTAAAATCACCGAGCCATGTGTTAAACCAGCCAATTTTCGCAACGATATTCGCCATCGTCAATAATACTAGTTACGATGCAACGAGAAGACTTTTACACTAG